The Pan paniscus chromosome 15, NHGRI_mPanPan1-v2.0_pri, whole genome shotgun sequence genome includes a window with the following:
- the DMAC2L gene encoding ATP synthase subunit s, mitochondrial isoform X2: protein MLVDYDRIRDVGPDRAASEWLLRCGAMVRYHGQERWQKDYNHLPTGPLDKYKIQAIDATDSCIMSIGFDHMEGLEHVEKIRLCKCHYIEDDCLLRLSQLENLQKTILEMEIISCGNITDKGIIALRHLRNLKYLLLSDLPGVREKENLVQAFKTALPSLELKLQLK, encoded by the exons atGCT GGTGGATTATGATCGCATCAGGGATGTTGGCCCTGACAGGGCGGCATCCGAGTGGTTGCTGCGCTGCGGGGCCATGGTGCGCTACCATGGCCAGGAGAGGTGGCAGAAGGACTACAACCACCTTCCAACAGGCCCTCTGGACAAATACAAGATTCAGGCGATCGACGCCACCGACTCTTGTATCATGAGCATTGGATTTGATCACATGG AGGGCCTAGAGCATGTTGAAAAAATAAGGCTGTGCAAGTGTCATTATATCGAGGATGACTGTTTGCTGAGACTTAGTCAACttgaaaatttacaaaaaaccatattggaaatggaaataatatccTGTGGgaatatcacagacaaaggcatcATTGCTTTGCGTCATTTAAG aaacctcaaatatttgttgttaagtgatcttcctggagtaagagaaaaagaaaatcttgtccAAGCCTTTAAGACAGCACTGCCTTCTCTGGAACTAAAATTACAATTGAAGTAA
- the DMAC2L gene encoding ATP synthase subunit s, mitochondrial isoform X4, with protein sequence MMLFGKISQQLCGVKKLPWSCDSRYFWGWLNAVFNKVDYDRIRDVGPDRAASEWLLRCGAMVRYHGQERWQKDYNHLPTGPLDKYKIQAIDATDSCIMSIGFDHMGNYPIVLLIENADDLQ encoded by the exons ATGATGCTGTTTGGAAAAATTTCCCAGCAGTTGTGTGGCGTAAAGAAACTCCCATGGTCATGTGACTCCAGATACTTCTGGGGCTGGTTGAATGCAGTGTTTAATAA GGTGGATTATGATCGCATCAGGGATGTTGGCCCTGACAGGGCGGCATCCGAGTGGTTGCTGCGCTGCGGGGCCATGGTGCGCTACCATGGCCAGGAGAGGTGGCAGAAGGACTACAACCACCTTCCAACAGGCCCTCTGGACAAATACAAGATTCAGGCGATCGACGCCACCGACTCTTGTATCATGAGCATTGGATTTGATCACATGGGTAACTACCCTATCGTTTTGCTAATAGAAAATGCAGATGATTTGCAGTGA
- the DMAC2L gene encoding ATP synthase subunit s, mitochondrial isoform X5, which translates to MMLFGKISQQLCGVKKLPWSCDSRYFWGWLNAVFNKVDYDRIRDVGPDRAASEWLLRCGAMVRYHGQERWQKDYNHLPTGPLDKYKIQAIDATDSCIMSIGFDHMETSNICC; encoded by the exons ATGATGCTGTTTGGAAAAATTTCCCAGCAGTTGTGTGGCGTAAAGAAACTCCCATGGTCATGTGACTCCAGATACTTCTGGGGCTGGTTGAATGCAGTGTTTAATAA GGTGGATTATGATCGCATCAGGGATGTTGGCCCTGACAGGGCGGCATCCGAGTGGTTGCTGCGCTGCGGGGCCATGGTGCGCTACCATGGCCAGGAGAGGTGGCAGAAGGACTACAACCACCTTCCAACAGGCCCTCTGGACAAATACAAGATTCAGGCGATCGACGCCACCGACTCTTGTATCATGAGCATTGGATTTGATCACATGG aaacctcaaatatttgttgttaa
- the DMAC2L gene encoding ATP synthase subunit s, mitochondrial isoform X1, which produces MMLFGKISQQLCGVKKLPWSCDSRYFWGWLNAVFNKVDYDRIRDVGPDRAASEWLLRCGAMVRYHGQERWQKDYNHLPTGPLDKYKIQAIDATDSCIMSIGFDHMEGLEHVEKIRLCKCHYIEDDCLLRLSQLENLQKTILEMEIISCGNITDKGIIALRHLRNLKYLLLSDLPGVREKENLVQAFKTALPSLELKLQLK; this is translated from the exons ATGATGCTGTTTGGAAAAATTTCCCAGCAGTTGTGTGGCGTAAAGAAACTCCCATGGTCATGTGACTCCAGATACTTCTGGGGCTGGTTGAATGCAGTGTTTAATAA GGTGGATTATGATCGCATCAGGGATGTTGGCCCTGACAGGGCGGCATCCGAGTGGTTGCTGCGCTGCGGGGCCATGGTGCGCTACCATGGCCAGGAGAGGTGGCAGAAGGACTACAACCACCTTCCAACAGGCCCTCTGGACAAATACAAGATTCAGGCGATCGACGCCACCGACTCTTGTATCATGAGCATTGGATTTGATCACATGG AGGGCCTAGAGCATGTTGAAAAAATAAGGCTGTGCAAGTGTCATTATATCGAGGATGACTGTTTGCTGAGACTTAGTCAACttgaaaatttacaaaaaaccatattggaaatggaaataatatccTGTGGgaatatcacagacaaaggcatcATTGCTTTGCGTCATTTAAG aaacctcaaatatttgttgttaagtgatcttcctggagtaagagaaaaagaaaatcttgtccAAGCCTTTAAGACAGCACTGCCTTCTCTGGAACTAAAATTACAATTGAAGTAA
- the DMAC2L gene encoding ATP synthase subunit s, mitochondrial isoform X3, with the protein MMLFGKISQQLCGVKKLPWSCDSRYFWGWLNAVFNKVDYDRIRDVGPDRAASEWLLRCGAMVRYHGQERWQKDYNHLPTGPLDKYKIQAIDATDSCIMSIGFDHMEGLEHVEKIRLCKCHYIEDDCLLRLSQLENLQKTILEMEIISCGNITDKGIIALRHLR; encoded by the exons ATGATGCTGTTTGGAAAAATTTCCCAGCAGTTGTGTGGCGTAAAGAAACTCCCATGGTCATGTGACTCCAGATACTTCTGGGGCTGGTTGAATGCAGTGTTTAATAA GGTGGATTATGATCGCATCAGGGATGTTGGCCCTGACAGGGCGGCATCCGAGTGGTTGCTGCGCTGCGGGGCCATGGTGCGCTACCATGGCCAGGAGAGGTGGCAGAAGGACTACAACCACCTTCCAACAGGCCCTCTGGACAAATACAAGATTCAGGCGATCGACGCCACCGACTCTTGTATCATGAGCATTGGATTTGATCACATGG AGGGCCTAGAGCATGTTGAAAAAATAAGGCTGTGCAAGTGTCATTATATCGAGGATGACTGTTTGCTGAGACTTAGTCAACttgaaaatttacaaaaaaccatattggaaatggaaataatatccTGTGGgaatatcacagacaaaggcatcATTGCTTTGCGTCATTTAAGGTAG